The DNA region CTCAGCACGGCTGATCGCGCCTCGATGCGGGTCACCCTGATGCGGGAATATCGCCGAGGCGGTCAGAGTTTTCTCGTCGTTCCACAAATTGCGGACATTGGGCCGGTCGAGGAGATGCTGGGTGAGATCGCTCCGGAACTTTCTATACGTGTTGCTCATGGCAAGATGAAAGCCGAGTTAATGGATGAGGTAATGGTCGGGTTTGCCAATGGCGTTGGCGATGTCCTTCTGTCCACGAACATCATCGAGAGCGGTCTCGACGTTCCACGGGCGAACACGATCTTCATCTGGCGCGCCGATAGATTCGGGTTGGCGCAACTGCATCAACTCCGCGGACGTGTCGGGAGAGGTAAGGCCCAAGGAATGGCGTATTTTCTTACGGCGAATAATGACGACATTTCCGAGCAAACAAGACTGCGGCTATCGACCATGGTGGAAAACGATCGTCTTGGCGCGGGGTTGGCGATCAGCATGCAAGATCTTGACCTTCGCGGAGCTGGAGACATTGCTGGTTCCGACCAAGCAGGCCACATGAAGTTGATCGGCGTTAGTCTGTATCAAAAGCTGTTAGAACGGGCGATGAATGCAGCAAGGAAAGAAACAGTGATTACCGCGAGGCCGGTTGTTCTCAATCTCGGCATCGCCGGAGTAATCCCGCCCGACTATGTGGCGGATGGGGAAGTGAGGCTCAATCTTTACGCTAGACTGCTCCGAGCCTCGCAAACTAGCGAGGTAGATGGATTTGCGGAGGAGTTCGAGGATCGTTTCGGTGAACTACCTGAGGAGGTATCTATTCTGTTTCGCCTGACCAAGCTGCGGATTGGCGCGAACGGATTTCATATGGGCAAGCTTGACGGAGGACCGCTGGCGATGGCGATAAGCTTTGTCCAACGGCCCACTCAGAAGATGTTCAAGTTGCTAACGCGGTCACATCCGGCAGTGCTTCGGGAAGGCCGTCTGATTTACACACTGAAAACGAACAGTAGTCTGGAAAGGATAGCTTTTTTCGAGCAGCTGTTTGAAGGCATCTGATCATCCTAACACGCCGTTTACGGCCACGCGCTTTCATCCGAGGTACCGTCGCGTCCGCGAAATTTTAGCCTGATATCGTCAAGCTAAACATTGAGTTATCCGTGGAATTGACAAGGATCTGGCGAAGCGCGTCATACCTCGCCATGCCGGACGAGCTTGGCGTCGCGGCCACTTGCGAAAGCAAAGAGACGACCGGCGAGCTGCTACGGCTTAAGGAGCTCGGGGCACGATACATCCAAGGCTACGTGCTGGCTTGCCCAGGCTTTGAAACACGTCCAAAGCTGCTAGGGCCTCGTCCCGGGGTTCGATAATAATCTCATATTGAACTAAAGACTTTTCTCCGCGTTGTGTCGCACACAGCGAGGAGCGCAATGGCATTGCACGACCAATCGACCGCGGATCTTCACGGGGATACCCCATCTGCCTTTTCAAATAAGGGGTTCGCGGACCGCAAAGAACTTGCGTCGTTTGCATTTGAGCGAACCCGAATGCCGATGGTGGTGGTGGATGCCACAGCGCCGGACCAACCGATTGTACTCGCCAACTCTGCGTTTCTCAAACTGACTGGATACACGGCCGAAGAGGTGATCGGTCGAAACTGCCGCTTTTTGCAGGGACAGGGCACATCGCCCCTTGCCATTGCAGCGATACGCTCCGCCATTCTGGAGGAGCGAGAGGTCACTGTTGAAATTCTCAACTACAGAAAAGGCGGGGCACCGTTCTGGAATCAACTACACACCAGCCCTCTGCGCGCCGATGACGGAACGGTCGACTACATCTTTGCATCGCAGATCGACGTCACGGAGCGCCGCCGTATCGAGCGGCTGGAGGCGTCCGAACACCGGCTTCTGAAAGAAGTGGACCATCGCGCCAAGAACGTCATGGCAATCGTCGACAGCATCGTCAGACTCAGCAATACAGAAGATCCCAAGAGGTATGCCGCCGCCATACAGATGCGCGTCCAAGCGCTGGCGCAGGTCCACACTATGCTCGCGGAGTCTGGCTGGAGCGCGGTCAAGCTGGAGGACGTTGTTCGTCAGCAGGTAGCACCGTTCGCCGAAAAGAGGCTGACGGTTTTTGGTCCACCTGTCATGCTGCCGTCGCCCTTGGTTCAACCCCTAGGCCTTGTTTTGCACGAACTTGCTGTCAACGCGGCACGTCACGGGTGCTTGCGAGCGCAGGGAGGTACCGTTGCCATCCAGTGGGAGCCGTTGCCGGAAGAGTCTGGCTTCGAACTCGCATGGCTCGAGGCTGGGCCGCGCTTAGAGCCGGCGGAGCGCAGACCCGGTTTTGGGTCTATTCTTGTCACGGCGATGATAGAGACACAGTTGAAGGGTCGCGTGCACAGGACATGGACAGACAACGGATTGGAACTGCGCTTATCCATTCCCCTGTCCGGTTCCAGTATGTAGGCTGGGATCAAGATGCTACTCGGTTCGGTTCCAAACCAGGACTACAGGACAATGTCGCGGGGGTAGCGTTGAAATAAAGTACTGGCTCGATTTCGCCGCCCGGATGCAAATCTAAGCTTTACCGCCTGAATATGACGGGACCCCGCTGCGATAGCGATGTCGCGCATTTGTAGCAGCACGGACCCCAAGGTGCTCCTCGAAAAAAGGGGCAACAATAGAAAGCAAAATTGTCCCGATTTTGGTCGATGCACGGGTTTATGCCGGGAGTACTGTCCATGCACCGGGGCAGTGTATCTATGTTGATATCGATGCCGTCAGACTGAACACGGGTTCGATATTTAATCGTTGAAATCGGATCGTGTCATTCGGGCCATTTCGGCTAGGAACTGGTCGGAAGACGGGGGCGGCTCTTCGCGGAGGCATCCCGCTGTGAGGGCTGAATTCGGCTTCAGTTTTTGCCTGCGCCGCTCCTCCCGGACTGCCTGATAGAGCCGACGCATTTCAGCCATGTCGTCTCGTGATTTGCCCAGCGTTCGGCCAGCGATAAGAAGTCTGCATCGGCCGCGATGGATCGGCCCGCGACGCCTTTAAAATACGATCAGCTTCTGAATTTTGGCCTGGCGGGTTTCGATTGTCATCCGTTACTCTGTTAGCACTAAAAGGCCCGCCGAAGCGGGCCTCGTATTTCATCATGCGGAGGGTTATCAAGCAACCTTCTTCTTGCCAGCCTTAGGGTTTGCCGAAGCCTCACCAAGCTGGGTGAGCAGCTCGTCGGTGGTGATTTCCTCTTGGAGATTGGCGTCGAGCAAGGCAACAGCTTCTTTGTATCCAAGCTGTTCAGCCCAGGACTTCAGGGTACCGTAACGCGCGATCTCGTAATGCTCGACAGCTTGTGCTGACGAGATCAGCCCAGCATCGAGGGCGACCGAGCCCTTGTATTCTTCCATAATTTCCTCGCCTTCGGCGATGATACCCTGGATGGCTTCGCAGGTCTTGCCGCGGGCAGCCTTGCCGATGATTTCGAACACCTGCTGCAGGCGTTGGATTTGGCCGTCGGTTTCGTCGCGATGCTTCAAGAACGCGGCCTTGCCTTCTTCCGACTGCGCGGCGCGAGCCATTTTCGGAAGTGCTTTCAGGATCTGCTTCTCAGCGAAGTAAATGTCCTTGAGCGTGTCGAGGAACAGATCGTCAAGTGTCTTCTCAGCCATGTGATCTCCTTTTAGCGGCGAGCTTGAAATGCAGGACTCAACCACGCTTGCGTAAAATTGTTCCCCTCGGAACCGCCAGACCTGCACGTAGTTTCAGGTGCGGAGGTAGCGACATTACAAACTTGGAAACCGGAGAAACTTGTGCATCATAGCTGTGTCTTACCCATCATGAGTGTGGCGATGTGCCGCGCCAATGGCCACTCCTACCGCCATGGTTAGCTGTGAGCTTCTCGACTAGGGGCCGGTTCCTAAAATCCGCAGAATGGCGTCGTTTAGCTTGTCTGGTTGCCAACTGCGCAAGTTGGTTGTCGAGGAGGCCCGGTCTACAAGGTGAACTGGCAGCTCTCGAGGCCGCAGTTTCTTACCCACGGCGTTACCTTGGCTGTGGAACCATTTCCGATAAGACCGGTTTTCGGGTTTGAGCCTAGCATTTGTAGCATGAGTGCGGGTAGCGGAAATATTCGTAACAGATAGATAGGCCGGAGCGACATGAAACAGAATTGGCCGAAACAAATCTGGATTGTTCGTCATGGTGAAAGTGCCGGGAATGTTGCCCGCGACGCCGCAGATTTTGCTGGACATGCACACATCGATATCACCGAACGGGATGTCGACGTACCGCTGAGTACGCTTGGCCAACAACAATCTGACGCGCTAGCAGCATGGTTCGGCGGCTTAAAGATATCAGAACAACCAGATGTTATATTGGCATCACCCTATAAACGGGCACTGCGGACCGCCGAAACCATCGCCCAACAGCTTTCAGAGCCGCCAAAGTTCGCCGTGATTCTGGACGAGCGGCTGCGGGAGAAGGAGTTCGGCATCCTCGATCGATTGACACGTCGTGGGATCGAAGAGCTTCATCCAGATCAGGCTGAGCTTCGGCGGATCATGGGAAAATTCTATCACAGGCCGCCGGCGGGCGAGAGTTGGTGCGATGTGATTCTTCGACTACGAAGTATGCTCGATACGATCAGCTTGCACTACGCCGATCAACGCGTCTTGATCGTCGCTCATCAGGTGGTCGTTTTGTGCATGCGTTATATCATTGAGAATCTGTCTGAAGAGCAAATTCTGGAGATTGATCGGCAAGGCGACGTGTCGAATTGCGGGGTTACCGAATATGTCGCTGAAACTCGCAAGGAAGTCGGGGGGAGCCTGATCTTGAGGCGCTACAATTTCGTGGCACCGCTGATCGAGGCTGGAGCGCCGTTAACGGCTGAAACAGACGCTAACGTGGCTGCCCGATGATGAACTTTCAAATTATCGACTCCAACATGCTCGCGTCCCTTCCGCTGCCGCAACCAGCGGAAGGAAGCAAGGAAGAGCGCGGTCGGGTCTGCATTATCGGTGGAAGCACAGAAGTGCCGGGAGCTGTCCTTTTGGCTGCCCTGGGCGCAATGCGCGCCGGGGCTGGAAAACTTCAGATCTTCTCCGCAGAAAGCCGGGCCGGAGCGCTCGCAGTTGCTATGCCTGAAGCGTTGGTCATCAGCCTGGCAGAAACGCCAAATGGGGGTCTCCAGTGTGCGCCCTTTCAGTCCAGCGCTTCCAGGTGGGCCGACGCGAATGCGCTGCTTGTGGGCCCTGGAATGGTAGAGGAGCCTGATTGTCACGAGATACTGAAATGTCTGCTTGAAACTGCCAACGCAGCCAACATCGTCGTAGATGCCGGGGCTCTTCCCCGAATCACCGAACTCGGCGACAGTCTGTGCAAAAGGGTGGGGCGCATCATCATCACCCCGCATGCCGGAGAGATGGCGAACCTGCTAAGTGTAGACAAAGAGGTCGTTGAAGCCGATCCCGCCTCAGCTGCTTTACGATTGACGCAAGAGTTTGGATTGGTGGTTGTGATGAAAGGTAGCCAGACCATCGTCACTGCACCGGACGGGAACTGGCGTTACACGGGCGGTGGCGTCGGGCTGGCCACGTCTGGCTCAGGCGATGTCCTTGCTGGCATTATTGCAGGATTATTAGCGCGCGGTACCAAACCTGCGGCTGCGGCCATATGGGGCGTTTTCCTTCATGGCGAAGCAGGCTCAAAGCTCGCCAAGTCGGTTGCCCCGCTTGGATTCTTGGCTCGTGAGATTCCCGCCCTGATACCCCAGCTTATGATCGATGCTTCGTTCAAAAGGTAACCGCAATCTCGCCGCATTCCCCTTGCGATTTCGAAGCGTCCGTCGCCTTCATAATGCCATGGGTGTGACCATTCCGTATGTGAAAAAACGGCCGTTTTAATACGTTTGGGATCGCTGAATCAGTTCTTAACCTCAGTTTCGGAAATGATTTTGTCCCGTGTGCACCGAGAGCGACTGTTGCTTTCTCGATGCACGGCGATAAAGAACCGAAATTCAACGCTACATCAGCTTCAAATGAAATTCGGCAAGATCCCCATTGATGATGTCCGCATGCACTATTGACGCGATTTGGAGCCGATCATGACACTGCAGCCGCGGCGGCGTAAAGCGATCTGTTAAGCGCCTGTCACGCGGATCGCACGGCGCGGAACTTTCTCACTCTTGCGTGCGATCCACATGTCTGATCGGAACACCACCGCCGATGGCCATTGCGGGAAAGGTCTAGAAACAGCCATCCGCAATTTGGACCCTGACATGCCCGGATGGGGCGACGCTCACCCTTGGATGTCAGCAACTCTGCGGCTACCCAGCCGATACGGTCGGCGGTCGCATCCAGATGCTCTGCAGGTGAATGCTGCCATTCGATCCTGCCTGCCACACTGAACAATTTTCGTTTCGTCTGAGCGCTCTGTACCACATTGTTGAGAAGTGCCAGATCTGCCTCGCCGACCGAGCTCTCCTCCGATTCCGTCAGAAAAATGCGATGCAGGGCCTCTCGCAGTGCTCTTGCGTGGATCAGTTCTTTTTGAGCTTTGGAGGGCGATTTCATTGCGTTCGACCGCAGAACGGTGCGCTCGTCCTCGTCGATCAGATCGACGCGCCGCGCCCAGGTGACCAGATCATTGGGAGTATTCAAGAAATCGGGACCCCAGCGCTCACCGCGGCAGTCGACAGTGTTGACGAAGTCGAGGGCTGGGTGGCCGCCAAGTAGACTGATATCGGCGATGGTCTTCTGATTTGTCATTTCTTCAATATCGGATGAGGGAACGATTTGGGCAAGAGGGGGTTGTAACGGTTTATATGTTATTTAGCCGTTACAGAGATTGGACTGCCATGACCCTGGACCGCAAAAAAAACCAGCTTCGCTTTCTGATGCTGTGCATTATCTGGGGA from Pararhizobium qamdonense includes:
- a CDS encoding YciE/YciF ferroxidase family protein, which gives rise to MAEKTLDDLFLDTLKDIYFAEKQILKALPKMARAAQSEEGKAAFLKHRDETDGQIQRLQQVFEIIGKAARGKTCEAIQGIIAEGEEIMEEYKGSVALDAGLISSAQAVEHYEIARYGTLKSWAEQLGYKEAVALLDANLQEEITTDELLTQLGEASANPKAGKKKVA
- a CDS encoding NAD(P)H-hydrate dehydratase, with the protein product MMNFQIIDSNMLASLPLPQPAEGSKEERGRVCIIGGSTEVPGAVLLAALGAMRAGAGKLQIFSAESRAGALAVAMPEALVISLAETPNGGLQCAPFQSSASRWADANALLVGPGMVEEPDCHEILKCLLETANAANIVVDAGALPRITELGDSLCKRVGRIIITPHAGEMANLLSVDKEVVEADPASAALRLTQEFGLVVVMKGSQTIVTAPDGNWRYTGGGVGLATSGSGDVLAGIIAGLLARGTKPAAAAIWGVFLHGEAGSKLAKSVAPLGFLAREIPALIPQLMIDASFKR
- a CDS encoding histidine phosphatase family protein is translated as MKQNWPKQIWIVRHGESAGNVARDAADFAGHAHIDITERDVDVPLSTLGQQQSDALAAWFGGLKISEQPDVILASPYKRALRTAETIAQQLSEPPKFAVILDERLREKEFGILDRLTRRGIEELHPDQAELRRIMGKFYHRPPAGESWCDVILRLRSMLDTISLHYADQRVLIVAHQVVVLCMRYIIENLSEEQILEIDRQGDVSNCGVTEYVAETRKEVGGSLILRRYNFVAPLIEAGAPLTAETDANVAAR
- the lov gene encoding blue-light-activated histidine kinase; translated protein: MALHDQSTADLHGDTPSAFSNKGFADRKELASFAFERTRMPMVVVDATAPDQPIVLANSAFLKLTGYTAEEVIGRNCRFLQGQGTSPLAIAAIRSAILEEREVTVEILNYRKGGAPFWNQLHTSPLRADDGTVDYIFASQIDVTERRRIERLEASEHRLLKEVDHRAKNVMAIVDSIVRLSNTEDPKRYAAAIQMRVQALAQVHTMLAESGWSAVKLEDVVRQQVAPFAEKRLTVFGPPVMLPSPLVQPLGLVLHELAVNAARHGCLRAQGGTVAIQWEPLPEESGFELAWLEAGPRLEPAERRPGFGSILVTAMIETQLKGRVHRTWTDNGLELRLSIPLSGSSM
- a CDS encoding CGNR zinc finger domain-containing protein, whose protein sequence is MTNQKTIADISLLGGHPALDFVNTVDCRGERWGPDFLNTPNDLVTWARRVDLIDEDERTVLRSNAMKSPSKAQKELIHARALREALHRIFLTESEESSVGEADLALLNNVVQSAQTKRKLFSVAGRIEWQHSPAEHLDATADRIGWVAAELLTSKGERRPIRACQGPNCGWLFLDLSRNGHRRWCSDQTCGSHARVRKFRAVRSA